From one Candidatus Neomarinimicrobiota bacterium genomic stretch:
- the rpmF gene encoding 50S ribosomal protein L32 codes for MALPKRKTSKARKRKRRTHWKLSAPNVIECKQCHQPKLPHRACPNCGYYKGRPVYIPKDYQ; via the coding sequence AAACGTCAAAAGCTCGCAAAAGAAAACGCCGGACACACTGGAAGCTATCGGCTCCGAACGTCATTGAGTGCAAGCAGTGCCATCAGCCGAAGCTCCCCCACCGTGCCTGTCCCAACTGCGGTTATTACAAAGGTCGTCCTGTTTATATTCCCAAAGATTACCAATAA